The stretch of DNA tgcctcgatttaaatcACTTTCCTCATTTTAGCACACattaattactgtacattgtttaCAGATAATCTGGTGAGTTGACTTAAGAGTTATATTAACTCTGAAACATTTTGTATACTACAAACAGATCTTAAAGCTGAAGGCCTTACGTCCCCAGAGGTCTTCCTGGTGTCCAGCTTTAAACTCGGTAAGTTCGACTTCCCTCTGTTACAGAAGACATTAGAGAGACAAATTCCCAGACACAAGAGGGACGCTCTGCTGTTTGCCATGCCCACCATCAACTCGGAGATCATCACGAAAAAGAAAGAAGTTTTCCAGTCCAGCATTAAATACCATGCCCTGGTATCTGCAGCAATAGCAGCTGTTCCTGTTCCTGACCTGTCTTTTGCTGTTGATCTAACTCTACTGCTTAGAGTTCTCAAAGAGTATATACTTGAGCTTGGTCTTGATAAGTCGTCACTGGAAAGACTTGCTGCCAGCTCAGATGTGCCATATGATGATTTGAGATCTGTCATTAAATCACCACTGGCTGCAGAAAAAATAACCTGTGAGCTCATCCTGAAGGCGTTGACCGCATTAGCAGGCACAGCTGTGCTCATGGCAGCAGAGGAAGGGTCCAGATTCATTCCAATATTTGGAATTCCAGTAGCAATGGGCCTCTCTTTCACCACAACCTACAGAGCTCTGAATCATTTCCTGGATGTGCTTGCTGAAGATGCACAGAGAGTCTTTATAAAGGCTCTGGGTGTGGACACCTCAGTGTGATGCATCATACGGTTTCTAACTGAATACCAGCTGCGAATTTAGTcaaatatagtttttttttaaaaaataaaaactatatttgaCTTGATttgaaataaagattaatcaCTTTATTATGGCCTCAATCAGTCTCATTTATGTTATTAGTGCAGGACAGGAAATTTGAGAAAAATAAGATATTATTGTGTAAATGTTATAAAATGCTTATTATTGCGATTGTATTGTATAGTTACAATTGTAATTGTAATCATTTACGTAGGTGTATAGCATGTTAGAATCACTGCATTTATTTTGTTGCACACTGCAAGTTTCACCTCACTATTTCAGATTTGTTGGGGcctcagtcctctttctgttcatgCCAGATCCTCTAGAGCTCTCACACCGCAAGTGCACTGAactctgggtagttttcacttgaagcaaaaTATCTACTGTAATGCTTGTTAAATTATTacatgtccatccatccatcatccattaacttgcttcgtcctgcagtgcagggtcacgtggagcctatcccagctaactataGGTGAGAggcatgcagacaaacaacccTCACACtcgcaatttagagtgaccaattgacctagCATCTTTAGAATgtaggcacagggagaacacagtggaaagatttacattatttattgcCATAGTTATTTTTTATTGGGTGTCTAAATAActtgtttataaaatgtaaattacatttatataaTTCGAATTATGCATTTATAatagtaataattataataattattatattttatataattattgtttattgccATTGCCACGACCacgacctgctgctgccatgctttgtttgttttcaccgACTACAGTCACTACGGCAAGTAAAGAAGGTTATAATACAGTGAAAAAGTCAAAGTGGACCCAGTGCACGTTCACAATGTTCACAATGCGCTGATTAGGTGAACCATACTGCAGACTTTTTTAGCAAACTTTCTAGGTTCGTTTTAAATGGGGTCTGGGTACGGTTGGAGcattcacacaaaaaatgtgtcattgaTCTGAATTTGAGTTCGAAATACACcatatctatccatccatccatccatcttctaccgcttatccggggccgggtcgcgggggcagcagtctaagcagggacacccaaacttccctctcaccagacacttcctccagctcctctgggggaatcccgaggcgttcccaggccagccgagagacatagtctctccaccgcgtcctgggtcttccccggggcctcctcc from Parambassis ranga chromosome 22, fParRan2.1, whole genome shotgun sequence encodes:
- the LOC114427853 gene encoding interferon-inducible GTPase 5-like is translated as MEEEIKEALQNNEQNLAVEKINAFLEELNNISLNITVTRECGSGKSTFVNAFRGIKNGDEGAAPTGCVETTTEVTAYHHPNYPNVILWDLPGVGTPRFRADKYLDNVGLDKFDFFIIISATRFTENNVKLAREIQKMKKKFYFVRCKIDSDLYNEEQDFKTKFDREKTLMEIRQNCIQNLKAEGLTSPEVFLVSSFKLGKFDFPLLQKTLERQIPRHKRDALLFAMPTINSEIITKKKEVFQSSIKYHALVSAAIAAVPVPDLSFAVDLTLLLRVLKEYILELGLDKSSLERLAASSDVPYDDLRSVIKSPLAAEKITCELILKALTALAGTAVLMAAEEGSRFIPIFGIPVAMGLSFTTTYRALNHFLDVLAEDAQRVFIKALGVDTSV